The Leclercia sp. S52 genome has a segment encoding these proteins:
- a CDS encoding YoaK family small membrane protein yields MRLGILFPIVIFITAVIFLTWFFVGGYAAPGG; encoded by the coding sequence ATGCGGCTTGGTATTCTGTTCCCGATCGTGATTTTTATCACGGCGGTCATCTTTTTAACGTGGTTTTTTGTCGGCGGTTACGCTGCGCCCGGGGGATAA
- a CDS encoding sensor domain-containing diguanylate cyclase, with the protein MSDIILARVSETLSTEQSLESLVRQLLEMLEVVTDMESTYLTKVDINARLQHILYARNSKQMQIPEGLSVPWGETLCKRAIDSDCFYSDNVPQRWADCDAAKALGITTYMSIPIHLTDGSLYGTLCATSTRRQQLSERGEHVFKLFAGLIAQYIEKESLVRQLREANSALIAYSYTDALTGLPNRRAIFENLTTLFSLARHMNRNAIIAYIDLDDFKLINDRFGHETGDRFLVEVGKRLNDGRGDDEIVGRLGGDEFLVACLSQDRESGEQASLTIVKTQLSAQIAGEYWLGDVHLVYPGASLGVIEVDPAKIDADSALQAADAAMYSEKKGKLKTPFLNID; encoded by the coding sequence ATGTCGGATATTATTCTTGCCCGTGTTTCAGAAACGCTCAGCACTGAGCAATCGTTAGAGAGCCTGGTGCGTCAGCTGCTCGAAATGCTTGAAGTGGTGACCGACATGGAGTCGACCTACCTCACCAAAGTCGATATTAATGCCCGCCTGCAGCATATTCTGTACGCCCGAAACAGCAAACAGATGCAGATCCCGGAAGGGCTGAGCGTCCCCTGGGGCGAGACCCTGTGTAAACGCGCGATCGATTCCGACTGTTTTTATAGTGATAACGTGCCTCAACGCTGGGCAGATTGCGATGCGGCAAAAGCGCTGGGTATCACCACCTATATGAGCATACCGATTCATCTGACGGATGGTTCCCTCTACGGCACCCTCTGCGCCACCAGCACCCGCAGACAGCAACTAAGCGAACGCGGCGAGCACGTGTTTAAGCTCTTCGCCGGCCTTATCGCCCAGTACATCGAGAAAGAGTCGCTGGTCAGGCAACTGCGCGAAGCCAACTCCGCCCTCATTGCTTACTCCTATACCGATGCCCTGACCGGCCTGCCGAACCGCCGCGCCATTTTCGAGAATCTCACCACCCTCTTTTCGCTGGCGCGCCATATGAACCGCAACGCCATAATTGCCTACATCGATCTGGATGATTTTAAGCTGATCAACGATCGCTTTGGTCATGAGACGGGGGATCGGTTCCTGGTGGAGGTGGGCAAGCGCCTTAACGACGGACGCGGCGACGATGAGATTGTGGGCAGGCTCGGCGGGGACGAGTTTTTGGTTGCCTGTCTCAGTCAGGATCGCGAGAGCGGCGAACAAGCTTCATTAACCATAGTAAAAACGCAGCTGAGCGCGCAGATTGCCGGTGAATACTGGCTGGGGGACGTGCATCTCGTCTATCCGGGTGCCAGTCTGGGGGTGATTGAGGTAGATCCTGCTAAAATCGATGCCGACAGCGCCCTACAGGCAGCCGATGCCGCTATGTACAGCGAGAAGAAAGGCAAACTCAAAACGCCCTTTCTCAATATCGATTAA
- a CDS encoding DUF488 domain-containing protein encodes MIQCKRLYDEASKEDGYRILVDRLWPRGMKKEALACDEWCKTLTPSSDLRKAFHSETIDFASFSKAYCQELAQHQDEGLRIARLADKQTVTLLYGAKDREQNHALVLADWLRQL; translated from the coding sequence ATGATTCAGTGCAAGCGACTGTATGACGAGGCCAGTAAAGAGGATGGCTACCGGATCCTGGTGGACCGGCTCTGGCCGCGGGGGATGAAAAAGGAGGCGTTAGCCTGCGATGAGTGGTGCAAAACCCTGACCCCGTCCAGCGACCTGCGCAAGGCGTTTCACAGCGAGACGATCGACTTTGCCAGCTTCAGCAAGGCCTATTGTCAGGAGCTGGCTCAGCATCAGGATGAGGGGCTGCGGATTGCCCGCCTTGCGGACAAGCAGACCGTGACGCTGCTGTATGGCGCGAAAGACCGGGAGCAGAATCACGCTCTGGTGTTAGCCGACTGGCTGCGTCAGCTTTAA
- a CDS encoding CTP synthase has product MELSAVKNTLRIALVGDYNPDVLAHQAIPLAIDDAAAVLEITADYDWLATTELTSPEDLVGYDAIWLVPASPYKNAEGAFIAARYARENSVPFLGTCGGFQHALIEYARNVLGWQDAAHAETDTEGRMVIAPLTCSLVEVSDAIELRANTLIAKAYGQEEIEEGYHCNYGVSPEFAQELEKGDMRVTGWDAQGEIRAVELVTHPFFIATLFQHERAALAGRPAPLVRALLRAAQNY; this is encoded by the coding sequence ATGGAACTCTCTGCGGTAAAAAATACCCTCCGAATTGCGCTGGTCGGCGACTACAATCCTGACGTTCTGGCTCACCAGGCGATCCCTCTGGCCATCGATGATGCCGCCGCGGTGCTGGAAATTACGGCCGACTACGACTGGCTGGCCACTACAGAATTAACCAGCCCGGAAGACCTGGTCGGCTACGACGCTATCTGGCTGGTTCCGGCAAGCCCCTATAAAAATGCGGAAGGCGCGTTTATTGCCGCACGCTATGCCCGTGAAAACAGCGTGCCGTTTCTTGGCACCTGCGGTGGCTTCCAGCATGCGCTGATCGAATACGCCCGTAACGTTCTGGGCTGGCAGGATGCGGCCCACGCCGAGACGGATACCGAAGGCCGGATGGTGATTGCCCCGCTGACCTGCTCGCTGGTAGAGGTCAGCGATGCGATTGAACTGCGCGCTAATACCCTCATTGCGAAAGCCTATGGACAGGAAGAGATTGAAGAGGGGTATCACTGCAATTACGGCGTCTCGCCTGAGTTTGCGCAGGAACTGGAGAAGGGCGATATGCGCGTCACCGGCTGGGACGCGCAGGGTGAGATCCGTGCCGTAGAGCTGGTGACGCACCCGTTCTTTATCGCCACGCTGTTCCAGCATGAGCGCGCCGCCCTGGCAGGACGTCCGGCTCCGCTGGTACGGGCTCTGCTTCGCGCAGCACAGAATTACTGA
- a CDS encoding CynX/NimT family MFS transporter, which produces MTIALSTTGKQRALLIAGILMIATSLRVTFTGAAPLLDTIRGDYALTTAQTGLLTTLPLLAFALISPLAAGLARRIGMERSLLIALLLIIAGIALRSLPSAMLLFGGTAVIGCGIALGNVLLPGLIKRDFPGQVAKLTGAYSLTMGAAAALGSALVVPVALSGAGWHGALLMLMVFPLLALLLWLPQWCQRPAGSLSGARALHSRGIWRSALAWQVTLFLGINSLIYYVIIGWLPAILQSHGYSETEAGSLHGLLQLATAAPGIVVPLILLRLKDQRGVAGLAAIMCAVSTAGLWFVPDLAVMWTLIFGFGSGATMILGLTFIGLRASSAHQAAALSGMAQSVGYLLAACGPPLMGKIHDANGDWRIPLLACALVSVVMAVCGILAGRDREITPGRVNTQ; this is translated from the coding sequence ATGACCATAGCCCTTTCGACGACCGGCAAGCAGCGGGCGCTGCTGATTGCCGGGATCCTGATGATTGCCACCTCGCTGCGGGTGACCTTTACCGGCGCCGCGCCGCTTCTGGATACTATTCGCGGCGATTATGCCCTGACCACGGCCCAGACCGGGCTGCTCACCACGCTCCCGCTGCTGGCCTTTGCGCTGATCTCGCCCCTGGCGGCCGGTCTCGCCCGCCGCATCGGCATGGAGCGCAGCCTGCTTATCGCCCTGCTGTTGATTATCGCCGGTATCGCCCTGCGCTCTTTGCCCTCAGCAATGCTGCTGTTTGGCGGCACCGCGGTGATTGGCTGCGGTATTGCGCTCGGTAACGTGCTGCTGCCGGGGTTGATTAAGCGCGATTTTCCCGGCCAGGTGGCGAAACTAACCGGGGCCTACTCCCTGACGATGGGGGCGGCGGCGGCGCTGGGTTCGGCACTGGTGGTGCCCGTTGCCCTGAGCGGTGCAGGCTGGCACGGGGCGCTGTTGATGCTGATGGTGTTCCCGCTGCTGGCCTTGCTGCTGTGGCTGCCGCAGTGGTGCCAGCGTCCTGCCGGATCGCTCAGCGGCGCGCGGGCGTTGCACAGTCGGGGGATCTGGCGCTCGGCGTTGGCCTGGCAGGTGACGCTGTTCCTGGGCATTAACTCGCTGATTTACTATGTGATTATTGGCTGGCTGCCGGCGATCCTGCAGAGCCACGGCTATAGCGAAACCGAGGCTGGCTCCCTGCACGGGCTGTTACAGCTGGCCACCGCCGCGCCGGGGATTGTCGTGCCGCTGATCCTGCTTCGGCTGAAGGATCAACGAGGGGTGGCCGGACTGGCGGCCATCATGTGTGCGGTAAGCACCGCGGGGCTGTGGTTTGTACCGGATCTGGCGGTGATGTGGACGCTGATTTTTGGCTTCGGATCGGGGGCCACGATGATCCTCGGCCTGACCTTTATTGGGCTACGCGCCAGTTCGGCCCATCAGGCCGCGGCCCTTTCCGGGATGGCGCAGTCGGTGGGCTATCTGCTGGCCGCCTGTGGACCGCCGCTGATGGGTAAAATCCATGACGCCAACGGCGACTGGCGGATCCCGCTGCTGGCCTGCGCGCTGGTATCAGTGGTGATGGCCGTCTGCGGGATCCTGGCCGGGCGTGACCGGGAGATCACGCCAGGCAGAGTCAACACTCAGTAA
- a CDS encoding helix-turn-helix transcriptional regulator, with protein sequence MRGLGLEGYDPDSQHDAAVAFHVRVVADEQRIPLHQHRKGQLILALHGAITCEVENAMWMVPPQFAVWIPGQLPHSNKATPSARLCFLFIEPGAVTLPDRCCTLKISPLVRELILTLAERSPGQQEPATRRLVEVLFDELPRQPEEQLQLPVSSHPKIRLMSDTMAASPAEWQTLHQWAHHFAMSERNLARLVVSETGLSFRRWRHQLQLIVALQGLIRGQSVQQVAHHLGYDSTTAFITMFKKGLGQTPARYIASLATTSR encoded by the coding sequence ATGCGTGGACTCGGCCTTGAAGGCTACGATCCCGACAGTCAGCACGACGCCGCGGTGGCGTTTCACGTGCGCGTGGTGGCGGACGAGCAGCGGATCCCTCTGCATCAGCACCGCAAGGGGCAGCTGATCCTGGCCCTGCATGGCGCGATCACCTGCGAGGTGGAGAATGCCATGTGGATGGTACCGCCGCAGTTTGCGGTGTGGATCCCCGGGCAGCTGCCGCACAGCAACAAGGCCACGCCCAGCGCCCGGCTCTGCTTTCTGTTTATTGAGCCCGGCGCCGTGACGCTGCCGGACCGCTGCTGTACGCTAAAAATTTCCCCGCTGGTTCGCGAGTTAATCCTGACCCTGGCGGAGCGCAGCCCCGGCCAGCAGGAGCCTGCTACCCGGCGGCTGGTGGAGGTGCTGTTTGATGAACTGCCCCGCCAGCCCGAGGAGCAGCTCCAGCTCCCGGTCTCCTCGCACCCGAAAATTCGCCTGATGAGTGACACCATGGCCGCATCCCCGGCTGAATGGCAGACGCTGCACCAGTGGGCACACCATTTCGCGATGAGCGAGCGCAACCTTGCCCGGCTGGTGGTGAGTGAAACCGGGCTCAGCTTCCGCCGCTGGCGACATCAGCTCCAGCTGATTGTGGCCCTGCAGGGGTTGATCCGAGGCCAGTCGGTGCAGCAGGTGGCCCACCATCTGGGCTATGACTCCACCACCGCCTTTATCACCATGTTCAAAAAGGGGCTGGGCCAGACCCCGGCGCGCTATATCGCCAGTCTGGCTACGACTTCCCGATAA
- a CDS encoding DUF441 domain-containing protein, which yields MFDPTLLILLGLAALGFVSHNTTVAISILVLIIVRVTPLSGFFPWIEKQGLTVGIIILTIGVMAPIASGTLPASTLIHAFMNWKSLIAIAVGVFVSWLGGRGVTLMSSQPTLVAGLLVGTVLGVALFRGVPVGPLIAAGLVSLFIGKS from the coding sequence ATGTTTGACCCTACCCTGCTCATTCTTCTGGGCCTGGCCGCGCTGGGCTTTGTGAGCCACAACACCACGGTGGCGATATCGATCCTGGTGCTGATCATCGTCCGCGTCACGCCCCTCAGCGGCTTCTTTCCGTGGATCGAAAAACAAGGCCTTACCGTCGGGATTATTATCCTCACCATCGGCGTGATGGCGCCCATCGCCAGCGGCACCCTGCCGGCCTCGACGCTGATCCACGCCTTTATGAACTGGAAATCCTTGATTGCCATCGCCGTGGGGGTGTTTGTGTCCTGGCTGGGCGGACGCGGCGTCACGCTGATGAGTTCTCAGCCCACCCTGGTGGCCGGACTGCTGGTGGGCACGGTGCTGGGGGTAGCGCTGTTCCGCGGCGTGCCGGTCGGCCCGCTGATTGCCGCCGGGCTGGTGTCGCTGTTTATCGGGAAGTCGTAG
- a CDS encoding diguanylate cyclase: MNRKFKEIDDTVRGLNQSTDAHFRWLVKILRFIDSRSVDLPEICSDEAHLHCEFGHWLNTRLLEEREDTNFLLDINKKHIRVHQACRNLISAIEEHRQTNEDFDLFEQSLLAFTDALTTYKVHLLQLRTSYDALTGLPLRRILDESFSSMNKELGADGLYLLLLDIDHFKKVNDNYGHLNGDIVLRSLALNISNNIRRSESMYRYGGEEFIVLLHASNDREAVIVAERLRRDIARLETIAGEHIIRITFTGGLTRIHEGETLREVLERADIALYTGKKSGRNCTQLINRELQTQKFCD; the protein is encoded by the coding sequence GTGAACAGAAAGTTTAAAGAAATAGATGATACTGTTCGCGGTTTGAATCAGTCCACAGATGCTCATTTCAGATGGTTAGTAAAAATATTGCGTTTTATCGACAGCCGTAGTGTGGATTTACCAGAAATATGCAGTGACGAAGCCCATCTGCATTGCGAATTTGGCCACTGGCTGAATACCCGCCTGCTGGAAGAGCGGGAAGATACAAACTTTTTACTGGATATTAACAAAAAACATATTCGCGTCCATCAGGCGTGCCGTAATCTTATTAGCGCCATTGAAGAGCATCGTCAGACCAATGAAGATTTCGATCTCTTCGAGCAGTCCTTGCTGGCGTTTACCGATGCCCTGACCACCTATAAAGTTCATCTGCTGCAGCTGCGCACCAGCTATGACGCGCTGACAGGCCTGCCGCTGCGCCGCATCCTCGATGAGTCGTTCAGCAGCATGAATAAAGAGCTGGGTGCCGACGGTCTCTATCTGTTATTACTGGATATCGATCACTTTAAAAAAGTGAATGATAATTACGGTCATTTGAACGGAGATATTGTTCTGCGTTCGCTGGCTCTGAATATCAGCAATAATATTCGTCGCTCAGAATCGATGTATCGCTATGGGGGTGAGGAATTTATTGTTTTACTGCATGCCAGCAACGATCGTGAGGCGGTCATTGTAGCCGAGCGCCTGCGCCGTGACATTGCCCGGCTGGAAACTATTGCCGGGGAACATATTATTCGCATTACCTTTACCGGTGGATTAACGCGTATTCATGAGGGAGAGACGCTCCGGGAGGTGCTCGAGCGGGCGGATATTGCGTTATACACCGGCAAGAAAAGCGGACGGAATTGTACTCAGCTCATTAACCGGGAACTGCAAACCCAGAAGTTTTGTGATTAA
- a CDS encoding TonB-dependent copper receptor produces MKKVRFAPHPLALSLLLAIAGSSLAAEPTTAPVDDQDVITVTAPVLSPLEVVTSPKTPRQPVPASDGSDYLKTIPGFSQIRNGGSNGDPVFRGMFGSRLRLLTNDSEMLGACPARMDAPSSYISPESYDLLTVTKGPETVLWGPGNSAGTVRFDREPPRFDSAGVKGDASFLAASNDRFDENADVSFGNNQGYVRLNGNKSKSGDYKDGNGDRVASKWDKWNTDVAIGWTPDADTLLELTAGQGNGDASYAGRGMDGSQFKRESLGLRFKKENIGEVFDSLDMSVYYNYANHIMDNYSMRSPDSGSMNGMPMGSMDMSMPMEKQVDRRTVGGRMMGTWLWSDFQLQSGVDMQTNTHRSNEDDENKGWQEDARFHDYGAFGELTWNATELSKVIGGARLDKVEVDNYTGIGSNSREDTLPAGFLRLEHNLGSTPAMVYAGLGYTERFPDYWELFSPTYGPDGTSDVFDNLKPEKTTQLDIGAQYKGERTTGWISAYLGRINDYILFIYDPDDSHVSQADNVDATIMGGEMGASYQLSDQWKTDATLNYSWGQNTDDHQPLPQMPPLEARLGLTWEQGDWSSTGLLRMVSPQHRVAMNEGNVVGKDFDQSAGFAILSANAAYKVNKYLKLSSGIDNLLDKDYSEHLNLAGNSSFGYSSDTPVNEPGRTVWAKMNVTF; encoded by the coding sequence ATGAAAAAAGTACGCTTTGCTCCCCATCCGCTGGCCCTGTCGTTGCTGTTGGCGATCGCCGGCTCCTCGCTGGCGGCGGAACCGACTACCGCGCCCGTGGACGATCAGGATGTGATCACCGTGACGGCACCGGTGCTCTCACCCCTTGAAGTGGTGACTTCGCCGAAGACGCCACGTCAGCCGGTCCCGGCCAGCGACGGATCCGATTACCTGAAAACCATACCCGGCTTCAGCCAGATCCGTAACGGCGGCAGCAACGGGGATCCGGTGTTTCGCGGCATGTTCGGCTCGCGACTTCGCCTGCTGACCAACGACAGCGAGATGCTCGGCGCCTGTCCGGCGCGTATGGACGCCCCCAGCTCGTACATCTCGCCGGAAAGCTACGATCTGCTGACCGTGACCAAAGGGCCGGAAACCGTACTCTGGGGACCAGGCAACTCCGCCGGGACAGTGCGCTTCGACCGCGAGCCGCCGCGCTTTGACAGCGCGGGCGTTAAGGGAGATGCCAGCTTCCTCGCCGCCTCAAACGATCGCTTCGATGAGAATGCCGACGTCAGCTTTGGTAATAACCAGGGCTATGTGCGCCTGAACGGCAACAAATCAAAGTCGGGCGATTACAAAGACGGCAATGGCGATCGCGTGGCCTCGAAGTGGGACAAGTGGAACACCGATGTTGCCATCGGCTGGACGCCGGACGCCGACACGTTGCTGGAGCTGACTGCCGGGCAGGGTAACGGCGACGCCAGCTACGCCGGGCGCGGTATGGACGGTTCCCAGTTCAAGCGTGAAAGCCTTGGGCTGCGCTTTAAGAAAGAGAATATCGGAGAGGTCTTCGACTCGCTGGATATGAGCGTCTACTACAACTACGCCAACCACATCATGGATAATTACTCCATGCGTTCCCCGGACTCAGGCTCGATGAACGGGATGCCGATGGGCTCGATGGACATGTCGATGCCGATGGAGAAACAGGTGGATCGCCGCACCGTTGGTGGCAGGATGATGGGCACCTGGCTGTGGTCAGATTTCCAGCTGCAAAGCGGGGTGGACATGCAGACCAACACCCACCGCAGCAACGAAGATGACGAGAACAAAGGCTGGCAGGAGGATGCCCGCTTCCACGACTACGGCGCCTTTGGCGAGCTGACGTGGAATGCCACCGAACTGAGCAAAGTCATCGGCGGCGCGCGTCTGGATAAGGTCGAAGTGGACAACTATACCGGCATCGGCAGCAACAGCCGGGAAGATACCCTCCCGGCGGGCTTCCTGCGCCTGGAGCATAACCTCGGCAGCACACCGGCCATGGTCTATGCCGGGCTGGGCTATACCGAGCGTTTTCCTGACTACTGGGAACTCTTCTCCCCAACCTATGGGCCGGACGGCACGTCGGACGTGTTTGATAATCTGAAGCCGGAGAAAACCACCCAGCTCGATATCGGGGCCCAGTACAAAGGCGAGCGCACCACCGGGTGGATCTCCGCTTACCTCGGGCGCATCAACGACTACATCCTGTTTATCTACGATCCGGACGACAGCCACGTCAGCCAGGCCGACAACGTCGATGCCACCATCATGGGCGGCGAGATGGGGGCCTCGTATCAGCTGAGCGACCAGTGGAAAACCGACGCCACCCTGAACTACTCCTGGGGACAGAATACCGACGATCATCAGCCGCTGCCGCAGATGCCGCCGCTGGAAGCACGTCTTGGTCTGACGTGGGAGCAGGGCGACTGGAGTTCAACCGGGCTGCTGCGCATGGTCAGCCCGCAGCATCGGGTGGCGATGAATGAGGGTAACGTGGTCGGAAAAGATTTCGATCAGAGCGCCGGGTTTGCGATCCTCTCCGCCAATGCGGCATACAAGGTGAACAAATACCTGAAGCTGAGCAGCGGTATCGATAACCTGCTCGACAAAGACTACAGCGAACACCTTAACCTGGCGGGGAACAGCAGCTTCGGTTACTCCTCCGATACCCCGGTGAATGAGCCTGGCCGCACCGTCTGGGCGAAAATGAACGTTACTTTCTGA
- a CDS encoding YeaH/YhbH family protein: MTWFIDRRLNGKNKSTVNRQRFLRRYKAQIKQSISEAINKRSVTDVDSGESVSIPTDDISEPMFHQGRGGLRHRVHPGNDHFIQNDRIERPQGGGGGGGGSGQGQASPDGEGQDEFVFQISKDEYLDLLFEDLALPNLKKNQHRQLNEYKTHRAGFTANGVPANISVVRSLQNSLARRTAMTAGKKRELRELEASLDSVTNSEPAQLLEEERLRKEIAELRAKIERVPFIDTFDLRYKNYEKRAEPSSQAVMFCLMDVSGSMDQATKDMAKRFYILLYLFLSRTYKNVEVVYIRHHTQAKEVDEHEFFYSQETGGTIVSSALKLMDEVVKERYDPAQWNIYAAQASDGDNWADDSPLCHEILAKKLLPVVRYYSYIEITRRAHQTLWREYDHLQSMFDNFAMQHIRDQDDIYPVFRELFHKQSATSNS; encoded by the coding sequence ATGACCTGGTTTATTGACCGGCGTCTTAACGGCAAAAACAAGAGCACGGTAAATCGCCAGCGCTTCTTGCGTCGTTATAAAGCGCAAATCAAACAGTCGATCTCCGAGGCCATTAACAAGCGTTCGGTGACCGACGTAGACAGTGGGGAGTCCGTTTCCATTCCGACGGACGACATTAGCGAACCGATGTTCCATCAGGGACGCGGCGGTTTGCGCCATCGCGTTCATCCCGGTAACGATCACTTCATCCAGAACGACCGCATCGAGCGTCCGCAGGGCGGAGGCGGTGGTGGTGGCGGCAGTGGTCAGGGCCAGGCCAGCCCGGACGGAGAAGGTCAGGACGAGTTTGTGTTCCAGATCTCCAAGGATGAGTATCTGGATCTGCTGTTTGAAGATTTGGCCCTGCCGAATCTGAAGAAAAATCAGCATCGTCAGTTGAATGAGTATAAAACGCACCGGGCCGGTTTTACCGCCAACGGCGTCCCGGCCAACATCAGCGTGGTGCGTTCCTTGCAGAACTCGCTGGCCCGCCGCACCGCCATGACGGCGGGTAAAAAGCGTGAGCTTCGCGAGCTGGAAGCCAGCCTGGATAGCGTGACCAACAGCGAACCCGCGCAATTACTGGAAGAGGAGCGTTTGCGCAAAGAGATTGCCGAACTGCGCGCTAAAATTGAGCGCGTGCCCTTTATCGACACCTTTGACCTGCGTTACAAGAATTACGAAAAACGTGCGGAGCCCTCCAGCCAGGCGGTGATGTTCTGTCTGATGGACGTCTCCGGCTCGATGGATCAGGCCACCAAAGATATGGCCAAGCGCTTCTATATTCTGCTCTATCTGTTCCTGAGCCGAACCTATAAGAACGTGGAAGTGGTCTATATCCGCCATCACACGCAGGCGAAAGAGGTGGATGAGCATGAGTTCTTCTACTCGCAGGAGACGGGCGGTACCATTGTTTCCAGCGCCCTGAAGCTGATGGATGAGGTGGTGAAGGAGCGTTACGACCCGGCGCAGTGGAACATCTATGCGGCGCAGGCGTCGGATGGCGATAACTGGGCGGATGATTCGCCACTGTGCCATGAAATTCTGGCGAAAAAACTGCTCCCGGTGGTGCGTTACTACAGCTATATCGAGATCACCCGCCGCGCCCACCAGACGCTGTGGCGTGAATATGATCATCTGCAATCCATGTTTGATAACTTCGCGATGCAGCACATCCGCGACCAGGACGATATCTATCCGGTGTTCAGAGAGCTGTTCCACAAGCAATCTGCCACCAGCAACAGCTAA